A window of Ardenticatena maritima contains these coding sequences:
- a CDS encoding class I SAM-dependent methyltransferase: MEIVLSHYQTTPLTRAYEAGQTEATTSLDLGLTTTTVRLDAQGVHLPDGTRLTWEQIAFINENPNNVFRIEEGEAVKIQTFSPLTNRQYSLMPTKRAPTMLVSGIPMHRIKGTDPVADTRAKIRAVAPVKGRVLDTATGLGYTAIEAARTAEQVITIELDPAALEMARANPWSRALFTAPNIEQRIGDAFDVVETLETETFHRIIHDPPAFSLAGHLYSTDFYRELYRVLRPGGRLFHYIGDPNSKSGRNITRGVLQRLEQAGFRRIARRPNAFGVVAWK, from the coding sequence ATGGAGATTGTGCTTTCCCACTACCAGACAACACCGCTCACACGTGCGTATGAGGCGGGGCAAACCGAAGCCACCACCTCGCTCGACCTGGGGTTGACTACCACGACCGTGCGCCTTGACGCTCAGGGCGTCCACTTGCCTGACGGCACGCGCCTGACGTGGGAACAAATCGCGTTCATCAACGAAAACCCCAACAACGTGTTCCGCATCGAAGAAGGCGAAGCCGTCAAAATTCAAACCTTTTCCCCCCTGACAAACCGTCAATACAGCCTCATGCCCACCAAACGCGCGCCCACCATGCTCGTTTCGGGTATTCCCATGCATCGCATCAAAGGCACCGACCCCGTCGCCGACACCCGCGCCAAAATTCGCGCGGTTGCCCCTGTGAAAGGGCGCGTGCTGGATACGGCGACGGGGCTGGGCTACACCGCCATCGAAGCCGCCCGTACCGCCGAGCAAGTCATCACCATCGAACTCGACCCCGCCGCGCTGGAAATGGCGCGCGCCAATCCCTGGTCGCGGGCGCTGTTCACCGCGCCCAACATCGAACAACGCATTGGCGACGCCTTCGACGTGGTGGAAACCCTGGAAACGGAAACCTTCCACCGCATCATCCACGACCCGCCGGCGTTCAGCCTCGCCGGACATCTCTACTCAACCGATTTCTACCGCGAACTCTACCGCGTGCTTCGTCCGGGGGGGCGGCTTTTTCACTACATCGGCGACCCCAACAGCAAGTCGGGGCGCAACATCACGCGCGGCGTGCTCCAACGGCTGGAACAAGCCGGCTTTCGGCGCATCGCCCGCCGCCCCAACGCGTTTGGCGTGGTGGCGTGGAAATGA